In the genome of Deinococcota bacterium, the window ACCTATATCGAGCCGCCGCGCCAGGAGCAGGTGAGCGAGGCCGCCGAGGCGGTGCGCCAGCAGCGCGCCGCCGAGCAAGAAGTCCTGCGCTCCTACGGCTGGGTGGACGAGGGGGAGAGGATAATCCAGGTGCCCATCGAGCTGGCCATGGACCTGACCACGCAGCGCGGCGCCGACTTCGTCTTCGCCAGACCCGAACCCGCGGTGGCCGCCGCACCACCGGCCGCGCCCGCCGCCGCCGAGCTATTCAACGTGCTGGTAGACGCCGGTAACCTGCCCGAGAGCGCCAACTTCGTGACCATCCGCATGAGCTATCCCGACGGCGACGTGGTGACCACCGTGGAGATGCCCGCCGCTATCGAGCAGGTCGCGGTCGCGGGCACGAGCGAGGGCGAAGCGGTCACCGGCTCCGCCGAGACGGCCGAGGGCGTCTTCGACTGGGAGGCGACGGGCGAGCAGGCCTACAACGGCAACTGCGCGGCCTGTCACCAGGCCGAGGGCCAAGGCGTGCCGGGGGCCTTCCCGCCGCTCGCCGGCCACGCGCCCGAGCTCTACGGTGCCAGCCGCAACTACCCGATCAACGTGCTGCTCTACGGTTTGGTCGGCGAGATCGTGGTGGAGGGCCAGACCTACAACGGTCAGATGCCCGCCTTTGGCACCCTCGCCGACGAGGACATCGCCGCCATCCTCAACCACACCATGACCGCCTGGGGCAACGAGGCCGAACTCCAGGACTTCGAGCCTTATGTGCCCGGCGACGTCGCCGCCGAGCGCGGTGCAAACCTGAGCTCACAGGACGTCTACGCGCTCAGACAGGCTTTGGACCTCGAGTAGCCCAATCTTTCATCTCAAAGCCCTCAGCAGGAAGGCTTGCGGAGGGCTTTTTTACTTGCTGCTTAAGGAAGTAGGTGATGGCACGCCACTTCGCCTCCGTCTGCTCTAAAGCACTTCCGCCAACGCCTCCACCGTCGTGACCGGCAGCTTGCAGACCCCGCTCTCGCAGACGTAGGCCGTTGCCTTGCCCTCCACTCTGTCGCGCCCCTGCAAAAAGGGCAGGCGCGTTGTGAGAGGGTCGTCCGCGCCCTCGGCCAGGGCCAAGACCGTGTTGGGCAGGTAGCGGCCGTGAATAGATTGAAGCATCCTCTCCGTGCTCTCCTCTCCCCTCTCACCGAAGATGGCGATTTCGCGGGGGCCGGCCAGCAACCTGTCTACGACGGCCAGCATCAGGCCGAAGCCGTTGGGCTGCTGCTTCATCCCAGCCAGCATCGGTTTCAGACTGTTAGCGGCCAACTCCTCCCAGTCGCGCCTGTCAGTGTAGCGCGACAGGACCAGGAGCAACTCGGCGCTAGCGGCGTTGCCGCTCGGCACCGCGCCGTCGAAAAAGTCCTTGGGCCTGACGATGAGCTTTTCGGCGTCGTCGGCGGTGCTGAAAAAGCCGCCGTTGTCGGCGTCGTGAAAGTGCGTCACCATCACCTCGGCCAGCTCGAGCGCCCAGTCGAGCCACTGCGGCTCGAGCGTGGCGCGGTAGAGGGCCACCAGGCCGGTGCCGTAGTAGGCGTAGTCCTCCAATAGGCCCGCCACCGTCGCCCGGCCGTCCTTCCAGACGTGCAGCAGGCGGCCGCCCTCGACCATGTTGTCGCGCGCGAACTCGGCGTTCTTGACCGCGATATCCAAGT includes:
- a CDS encoding cytochrome c, encoding MTREHMTRGQPTDNRMLRLAGLAGALLILLLIVASILLYADHMRAYTYIEPPRQEQVSEAAEAVRQQRAAEQEVLRSYGWVDEGERIIQVPIELAMDLTTQRGADFVFARPEPAVAAAPPAAPAAAELFNVLVDAGNLPESANFVTIRMSYPDGDVVTTVEMPAAIEQVAVAGTSEGEAVTGSAETAEGVFDWEATGEQAYNGNCAACHQAEGQGVPGAFPPLAGHAPELYGASRNYPINVLLYGLVGEIVVEGQTYNGQMPAFGTLADEDIAAILNHTMTAWGNEAELQDFEPYVPGDVAAERGANLSSQDVYALRQALDLE